Part of the Methanobacterium formicicum genome is shown below.
AACAGGATGTAGGCCAGTATCATCAGGATTATCGCTCCCACTAGGGCAAGGGAGACCATACTTTTATCATTACCAAATACAATTGGTATGGGACCTATTAAAATTACCCCGCCCGTGCTGACCTTACTATTATCGTTGCTATCAGTTTTTCCTGATGATAGGAAAGTACTGCCTATGAATATTAGAAGCATACCCACAACTACGGCTACTATGCCTATTAAAATGATTGTTTGTCCTTTGATCATCTTTTCACTTTTATTTTAGGGATAATAGAAATTTGGTTGAATATAGTTGCCTTTTATCCTTAAAGTTGTTTTAAATATATATGTTTAGTCCCTATTTTAATTAGTCATATTAGCTCTCATAAATTCTAAGGGAATAAATCAATTTTTTATTAAAAATTAGACTATATTTTGGAGCGATACTCCTTTTTTCCCTTTATTTTACGTTTTTCAACAAGTTCAAGGGACAGCATCAATTCTATACATTTTTGCAATTCTTCTAATTCAGCAAAAATAACAACATCTGTTTCAGATTCAAGCATATTCTCCTGACAGGATTCAGATGATTTTAAGATATTTTCCAGGCTCATCCATCCACCATTCTTACAAAGGACATTGTGAACATCCATTAGGTGGTGAAGGTTCCTTTTTAATGGTCCTTTTACTTCAATTTCCTGAATTTCTCCCTTTATCTCCCGGGCCAGTCCCTGTACACTGGATACTTCATTGGGAGGAACCACTAAAATAACCTGAATTTCTTCGGATAAAAAGTAGTTTCCCCGGCTGATATGAAGGTGGTTTTCCTGGAATAACAATCCTCCCACATCATCCACGTGCTCAGCTAGGAGATCGAACTTGTGCACTCCACCACTAAAATGTAATATTCTGTACATTTTTAACCCTGTATATTAGATCGTTCGGGTCAGTATAAAATTTCTTGGTTGTTTATTCAATAAAATATGGGCATTGAATTTTCACATGGAGAATAGGAATTATACTTAAAGGCCAGATAGAAGTAAATCAGTAAATTTTAAGAGGTTTTTTT
Proteins encoded:
- a CDS encoding TIGR00304 family membrane protein — its product is MIKGQTIILIGIVAVVVGMLLIFIGSTFLSSGKTDSNDNSKVSTGGVILIGPIPIVFGNDKSMVSLALVGAIILMILAYILFYRGHL
- a CDS encoding methyl-coenzyme M reductase family protein, with amino-acid sequence MYRILHFSGGVHKFDLLAEHVDDVGGLLFQENHLHISRGNYFLSEEIQVILVVPPNEVSSVQGLAREIKGEIQEIEVKGPLKRNLHHLMDVHNVLCKNGGWMSLENILKSSESCQENMLESETDVVIFAELEELQKCIELMLSLELVEKRKIKGKKEYRSKI